From a region of the Bradyrhizobium diazoefficiens genome:
- a CDS encoding sulfite exporter TauE/SafE family protein gives MTIVSGFADISIFQLLLVAAMALFASIIGGLAGYGTGALMPLVLVPLVGAEPVVPIIAISAMLTNSSRALAYIRYADRRRALIVLACAGLTTALGAYGYTRLTNTGAALVIGTMLILSVPLRRVLRRRSVRIGDSGLAAGSVGYGVLVGGTSGSGVILLSLLMAAGLEGAAVIATDAMISLGTGLIKISVFGLAGAVTAQVLAFALLIGAIAIPGAFLAKAFVERMPVRIHAAILDGAVIAGGLVMISAAVRQLVG, from the coding sequence GTGACCATCGTCTCAGGCTTCGCCGACATCTCGATCTTTCAGCTCCTGCTGGTCGCAGCGATGGCGTTGTTTGCTTCGATCATCGGTGGTCTCGCAGGATATGGCACCGGCGCCCTGATGCCGCTGGTGCTGGTGCCGCTGGTCGGCGCCGAGCCGGTGGTGCCGATCATCGCGATCTCAGCAATGCTCACCAATTCGAGCCGTGCGCTCGCCTATATCCGCTACGCCGACCGCCGTCGCGCGCTGATCGTGCTCGCCTGCGCAGGCCTGACGACCGCGCTCGGCGCCTACGGCTACACACGCCTCACCAATACGGGCGCGGCGCTCGTGATCGGCACCATGCTGATCCTGAGCGTGCCGCTGCGCCGCGTGCTCCGCCGCCGAAGTGTGCGGATCGGCGACAGCGGCCTTGCCGCCGGCTCGGTCGGTTACGGCGTGCTCGTCGGCGGCACCTCCGGCTCCGGCGTGATCCTGCTCTCGCTGCTGATGGCTGCAGGCCTCGAAGGCGCCGCGGTGATCGCCACCGATGCGATGATCTCGCTCGGCACCGGCCTGATCAAGATCTCGGTGTTCGGCCTCGCCGGCGCGGTGACCGCGCAGGTGCTCGCCTTCGCGCTGCTGATCGGCGCCATCGCCATTCCCGGCGCGTTCCTGGCAAAGGCCTTCGTCGAGCGGATGCCGGTGCGCATCCACGCCGCGATCCTCGATGGCGCAGTGATCGCGGGCGGGCTGGTGATGATCTCGGCTGCGGTGAGGCAACTTGTCGGGTAG